A stretch of the Filimonas lacunae genome encodes the following:
- a CDS encoding MFS transporter, which translates to MKQKITLPLSSYQKFIIFILAITQFSVILDFMVMSPLGDMLMKSMNLSTKQFGIAVSAYAFSAGISGLLTAGFADKFDRKKLLLFFYTGFVIATFFCGMAHTYPLLVTARIVTGLFGGVIGSISMAIITDLFAMEQRGRVLGFVQMGFGASQVLGIPISLYIANKWGWQSPFLMVAGLGAVIALAIAARMQPITAHLAIQRERSAIDHLVHTLLKKNYRTGFSATALLAIGGFMMMPFGSAFAINNLGINNDQLTMLFMVSGIASLFIMPLIGRLSDKVDRFKIFTVASLWMVTMVLIYTHLSVTPLWQVVILNVLMMMGIMSRMIPSTALATALPDMQDRGAFMSINSSLQQIAGGFAAVIGGMIVVQPHKSAPLQHYDTLGFVVAGVTFFCIFMVYRVSVLVKRKAAETAAAKEAFKAETEGSEEKTETTVQPV; encoded by the coding sequence ATGAAACAAAAAATAACCCTTCCACTTTCGTCGTACCAGAAATTCATCATTTTTATACTCGCCATTACCCAATTCTCTGTTATTCTTGATTTTATGGTAATGTCTCCTTTAGGAGATATGCTGATGAAATCCATGAACCTTTCCACAAAACAGTTTGGCATCGCCGTATCTGCTTACGCATTCAGCGCCGGCATATCAGGGCTGCTTACCGCAGGATTTGCCGATAAATTCGATCGCAAAAAACTGCTCCTGTTCTTTTATACCGGATTTGTAATAGCCACCTTTTTCTGTGGCATGGCACACACTTACCCACTGCTGGTAACAGCGCGTATTGTTACCGGCTTATTCGGTGGTGTTATCGGCTCCATCTCTATGGCCATTATTACCGACCTGTTTGCTATGGAGCAGCGTGGCCGCGTATTAGGATTTGTGCAAATGGGCTTTGGAGCCAGCCAGGTATTAGGCATTCCCATTAGCCTGTACATTGCCAATAAATGGGGCTGGCAATCGCCTTTTCTGATGGTAGCCGGTTTAGGAGCCGTTATAGCCCTGGCCATTGCGGCACGCATGCAACCCATTACCGCACACCTGGCCATACAGCGCGAGCGCTCTGCTATCGATCACCTGGTGCATACGTTATTGAAGAAAAACTATCGTACAGGTTTTAGTGCCACTGCCTTGCTGGCAATAGGTGGTTTTATGATGATGCCTTTTGGCAGTGCATTCGCCATCAACAACCTGGGCATTAACAACGATCAGTTAACCATGCTGTTTATGGTTTCCGGTATTGCCTCCCTGTTTATCATGCCATTGATAGGCAGATTAAGTGATAAAGTTGACCGCTTCAAAATATTCACTGTCGCTTCTTTGTGGATGGTTACCATGGTACTTATTTACACGCATTTATCGGTGACTCCTTTATGGCAGGTAGTGATATTAAACGTGCTGATGATGATGGGTATTATGAGCCGTATGATTCCTTCTACAGCATTGGCAACCGCACTGCCTGATATGCAGGACCGTGGCGCCTTTATGAGTATTAACTCCTCCCTGCAGCAGATTGCAGGAGGTTTTGCAGCAGTAATAGGCGGGATGATTGTAGTGCAGCCCCACAAAAGCGCACCATTACAACATTACGATACACTTGGCTTTGTAGTAGCCGGCGTAACCTTCTTTTGCATATTTATGGTGTACCGGGTAAGTGTACTGGTAAAAAGAAAAGCAGCTGAAACAGCTGCTGCAAAAGAGGCGTTCAAAGCCGAAACGGAAGGCAGTGAAGAGAAAACAGAAACCACTGTACAACCGGTATAA
- a CDS encoding glycosyltransferase, producing the protein MAKYAFVVPPLTGHINPTISVGTVLLQYGHEVAWISLDEKLQQQLPPGGQLLLIQYDSSDEMKKQGQEYLDIITRKNVYGIESVKFLYEEVLIPLNRYMYDGIIDWLERYQPDVVINDHQLFAGAIAAYNKGICYATSVTAPAAIKMQEDLPMVHQWEADQIIALQKELGVQEDKLIACSERLTLVFTSRAFFGEMVLPDWYRFTGPVLAARHMDIDFPWEQLLAYKERPRLLISIGTTFDHAYKKDFFTKVAEAFRNETITVVLVSDPDLLEQWPDNFIVQKRVPQLDLLPYMSAVLCHAGHNTVCETLMQGLPLVVVPIAYDQSYVAGRVVQVNAGVRLNYKRCKAAHIKEAVWQVIQDKSYKEHAGEIKASFEQAGGTGRAVRLLEGLLTSVEYQ; encoded by the coding sequence ATGGCCAAGTATGCATTTGTAGTGCCACCCTTAACCGGGCACATTAACCCTACTATAAGTGTAGGGACAGTATTGCTGCAATATGGGCATGAAGTGGCATGGATAAGCCTGGATGAAAAACTGCAACAGCAGTTGCCACCCGGTGGGCAGTTATTGTTGATACAATATGATAGCAGTGATGAAATGAAAAAGCAGGGGCAGGAGTACCTGGATATTATTACCCGCAAAAATGTATACGGTATAGAAAGCGTGAAATTTTTGTATGAGGAAGTATTGATTCCGCTGAACCGTTATATGTATGATGGCATTATAGACTGGTTAGAGCGTTACCAGCCGGATGTGGTGATTAACGATCACCAGTTGTTTGCCGGGGCCATTGCTGCTTATAATAAAGGCATTTGTTATGCTACCTCTGTAACGGCACCTGCTGCTATAAAAATGCAGGAAGATTTACCTATGGTACACCAATGGGAAGCTGACCAGATAATAGCCCTGCAAAAAGAGCTGGGTGTACAGGAGGATAAACTGATAGCCTGTTCGGAGCGTTTGACGCTGGTGTTTACTTCCCGCGCATTTTTTGGAGAAATGGTATTGCCGGATTGGTACCGTTTTACGGGGCCTGTGCTGGCAGCGCGGCATATGGATATTGACTTTCCGTGGGAGCAGTTGCTGGCCTATAAAGAGCGGCCCCGTTTATTAATTTCTATAGGTACTACGTTTGATCATGCCTATAAAAAAGACTTCTTTACAAAAGTGGCAGAAGCCTTCCGGAACGAAACCATCACAGTGGTGTTGGTAAGCGATCCGGATTTGCTGGAACAGTGGCCGGATAACTTTATAGTGCAGAAAAGAGTGCCGCAGCTGGACTTGTTGCCTTATATGAGCGCCGTGTTGTGTCATGCAGGCCATAATACGGTTTGTGAAACATTGATGCAGGGGCTACCATTAGTGGTGGTGCCTATTGCTTATGATCAGTCGTATGTGGCAGGCAGAGTGGTGCAGGTGAATGCGGGTGTTCGGTTGAATTACAAAAGATGCAAGGCTGCACATATTAAAGAAGCAGTATGGCAGGTAATACAGGATAAAAGCTATAAAGAGCATGCGGGGGAGATAAAAGCTTCTTTTGAACAGGCAGGTGGTACAGGTCGTGCTGTGCGTTTGCTGGAAGGATTATTAACCAGTGTAGAATATCAATAA
- a CDS encoding glycosyltransferase: protein MAKFMFVVPPFFGHISPTLSVGGSLLARGHEVVWVGITELADAYIPEGGRFIVPHEELAPYKDAIARILKRQDDGAVLSGPEVLKLALEETYIPFALYMQEGLLRIIDSYQPDVIVNDCITFAGGLCAYKRGIPYVTTTPVPPDVMGNTTDAPKIFEWQQRLVRNLQQEYGIYTDEFVIHSNELNLVFTSQEFSRITDAPPHMQFVGPVQGRPNHTFFDFDALHKISTPKVFVSLGTLLVDIRKAFFEKIVAAFKDEPVTIIAATDPGILEEWPDNFIVQSYVPQTQLLPYVDAVICHGGFNTVNDALLNELPLLITPITYDHFHTASLIERGGCGVKLRYKRLRIEELKAAVWALLQNPVYKQGAGRIKQSFIDAGGNDKAVDCLERFVATAKSVTAVY from the coding sequence ATGGCTAAGTTTATGTTTGTAGTGCCGCCTTTTTTCGGGCACATCAGTCCTACATTAAGCGTAGGTGGCAGTTTGCTGGCGAGGGGACATGAAGTGGTGTGGGTGGGCATTACAGAACTGGCAGACGCCTACATACCAGAAGGGGGCAGGTTTATAGTGCCGCATGAAGAACTGGCACCTTATAAAGACGCTATTGCGCGTATTTTAAAAAGGCAGGACGATGGTGCGGTGCTATCCGGTCCGGAAGTGTTGAAGCTGGCACTGGAAGAAACCTACATTCCTTTTGCCCTATATATGCAGGAAGGGTTGTTGCGTATCATAGACAGTTATCAGCCTGATGTAATTGTGAATGATTGTATCACTTTTGCGGGAGGGCTTTGCGCTTATAAACGCGGTATTCCGTATGTTACCACTACGCCTGTGCCGCCTGACGTGATGGGAAACACTACGGATGCGCCCAAAATATTTGAATGGCAGCAACGCCTGGTGCGTAACCTGCAACAGGAGTATGGCATTTACACAGATGAGTTTGTAATACATTCCAACGAACTGAACCTGGTATTCACTTCGCAGGAATTCAGCAGGATAACAGATGCTCCGCCACATATGCAGTTTGTAGGTCCTGTGCAGGGAAGGCCTAATCATACCTTTTTTGATTTTGATGCGCTGCATAAAATAAGCACGCCCAAAGTATTTGTGTCGCTGGGGACTTTGCTGGTGGACATTCGCAAAGCTTTTTTTGAAAAAATAGTAGCTGCATTTAAGGATGAACCAGTGACGATAATAGCGGCAACCGACCCGGGGATACTGGAAGAGTGGCCGGACAATTTTATAGTGCAGAGCTATGTGCCACAAACGCAGCTGTTGCCCTATGTAGATGCCGTGATTTGCCACGGTGGATTTAATACGGTCAACGATGCTTTGTTAAACGAATTGCCACTGTTGATAACGCCTATTACTTATGATCATTTTCATACTGCGTCTTTAATAGAGCGGGGCGGCTGTGGTGTAAAGCTGCGGTATAAGCGCTTGCGTATAGAAGAGCTGAAAGCTGCTGTGTGGGCTTTATTGCAAAACCCGGTGTATAAACAGGGGGCCGGCCGTATAAAACAAAGCTTTATAGATGCCGGCGGAAACGATAAGGCGGTTGACTGTCTGGAGCGCTTTGTGGCCACTGCAAAATCTGTTACTGCCGTATACTGA
- a CDS encoding type I polyketide synthase, giving the protein MTRQTDVAIIGMSGVFPGAVNIPAFWNNILHKVDAIQQAPANRLDAVYFDAAATAPDRFYCRRGGFIDDYAEFDPLSFGILPVAVEGIEPEHLLTLSLAKQALADANALDKTALLERAGIILGKGNYTGPGATRAIEIVRTGEQLAHLLQSVLPHLQPEEIHKVKKEFQVKKGRFGADTAMGLIPNLVASLVANRLNLGGAAYTVDAACASSLIAVDHAVQELTNGRLDMVIAGGVHVCQNAPFWSIFTQLGALSRREQIRPFDSKADGLLIGEGCGFVVLKRLEDAMRDDDRIYAVIKGVGVASDGAAASVMSPSVKGQAKAIMQAWERAGVDRNEIGYLEAHGTGTPLGDKTELETLLQVFGGAGQLPYVGIGSVKSMIGHAMPAAGIAGLIKTAMALHTGKLPPTLHCEEPLPLMQETRFRPVQEGADWHTEDKPRYAGVNAFGFGGINAHVVLQDAPRVRTTVISRVAAPVKDEVLLLARHTPEMLIKALEDESTEVGEGRWRIALFNPTPARRKQAVKIVGRNKPWRNKQDIWFSNEGLVETGGKVALLFPGLDGLAGGEYATITSYFNNGDTAGAVVDAGEGVLSASLQLLEKSKVLHQALEKLGVQADVYAGHSLGEWLAARAAGISDEASIAELLTKLQPEQFEVKHAGFLVVGCGWDKVSAWMEGIQDIHLSIDNCPQQVILCGTDTALEQLMVLLREKQIFHQVLPFRSGFHSPFLQDKIPFLMQGMDMVRFNSARVPLWSATTLKQYPATSEEIKELNVRHLLQPVLFRQLIDTLYQDGVRLFIQAGSGGLTGFVDDTLNVKHSAYSAVSANVAVRSGLSQLQRVLAALFAEGGKVDLSFMGVANHTRGAGATPVKLQLGSPFVKEFSKLSGAHFADAPVFWAKPAKLAQADDALVKSYLENMQDMITAQEEVLDVLYGRAAAPATAQPVQRAFEKELAVSLTSHPYLIDHALVKQKPGWHCAADMDPVIPMTMMIELFAEAALEQAQGRVVQVVRNMKVFQWMNVASPFKEVIKGDWTTADTVALNMEKYAQAQVQTGNTFAAVESLDFTVGELLPISVTPAQIYEQHMFHGPAYQGIEQVTAVGSKGISGRITGSSGKGSLLDNAGQLFGLWLQLTLEKDRVAFPVKIDSIAFSADVHDQAGSFECICTLTEITDEFATANICLKRAGKVWAILKGWQNRRLELDDRLWNVSVSPLQNQLAEEVAPGVFWFNQAYNRVVSWDFILKRYFNQQEKAHYHALPVTQKKEWLISRVAVKDAVRALLRNTAKELCYPIELEIKSDVQGRPLVEGMLAKGIQISLAHKKTEAVAVARYDTSVGVDIEEISVRGEGFKSMVFTEMEQRLLAGKDEAEWITRGWVAKEAYGKYLGKGLMGNPKAYEITALRGEDLKINDTWIITIKHKNYIIGWTA; this is encoded by the coding sequence ATGACCAGGCAAACAGACGTGGCTATTATAGGTATGTCGGGCGTATTTCCGGGTGCTGTGAACATACCTGCTTTCTGGAATAATATACTTCATAAGGTAGATGCTATACAACAGGCACCTGCCAACAGGCTGGATGCTGTATACTTTGATGCTGCGGCAACAGCGCCCGACCGCTTTTACTGCCGTCGTGGCGGATTTATTGATGATTATGCTGAATTTGATCCTTTAAGTTTTGGAATACTGCCGGTGGCTGTAGAAGGCATTGAGCCGGAGCATTTGCTTACGCTGAGCCTTGCCAAACAGGCATTGGCCGATGCCAATGCATTGGATAAAACTGCTTTGCTGGAACGTGCCGGTATTATACTGGGTAAAGGCAACTATACGGGGCCCGGTGCTACACGTGCTATTGAAATTGTACGCACGGGAGAGCAGCTGGCCCATCTGTTACAAAGTGTTTTACCGCATTTGCAGCCCGAAGAGATTCACAAGGTGAAGAAAGAATTCCAGGTAAAGAAAGGCCGGTTTGGGGCGGATACAGCTATGGGGCTTATTCCTAACCTGGTGGCTTCGCTGGTGGCCAACCGGCTAAACCTGGGGGGCGCGGCCTATACCGTAGATGCAGCATGCGCCAGTTCGTTAATAGCAGTAGACCATGCTGTGCAGGAGTTAACCAACGGCCGGCTGGATATGGTTATTGCCGGGGGAGTGCATGTATGCCAGAACGCTCCTTTCTGGAGCATATTTACACAACTGGGAGCTTTGTCACGTAGAGAGCAGATACGCCCCTTTGACAGCAAAGCAGATGGGTTGCTGATTGGGGAAGGGTGTGGCTTTGTAGTGTTGAAGCGGCTGGAAGATGCCATGCGGGATGATGACAGAATATATGCAGTGATTAAAGGGGTGGGAGTGGCCAGTGATGGTGCTGCTGCCAGTGTGATGAGTCCTTCGGTAAAAGGACAGGCAAAAGCCATTATGCAGGCCTGGGAACGGGCTGGTGTTGATAGAAATGAAATAGGTTACCTGGAAGCACATGGAACGGGTACACCATTGGGAGATAAAACAGAATTGGAAACACTGTTACAGGTGTTTGGTGGTGCAGGGCAGCTGCCTTACGTGGGGATAGGATCGGTGAAGTCAATGATAGGGCATGCGATGCCAGCTGCGGGCATTGCAGGGTTAATAAAAACAGCGATGGCCTTGCATACGGGTAAGTTACCGCCTACGTTGCATTGTGAGGAGCCGTTGCCACTGATGCAGGAAACACGGTTCAGGCCGGTGCAGGAGGGGGCTGACTGGCATACAGAAGATAAGCCACGGTATGCAGGCGTAAATGCTTTTGGCTTTGGTGGTATTAATGCACATGTGGTATTGCAGGATGCGCCGCGTGTGCGAACAACAGTAATAAGCAGGGTAGCAGCGCCTGTAAAGGATGAAGTGCTGTTGCTGGCCAGGCATACGCCGGAAATGCTGATAAAAGCATTGGAAGATGAAAGTACAGAAGTGGGGGAAGGCCGTTGGCGTATTGCTTTGTTTAACCCTACGCCTGCGCGCAGGAAACAGGCTGTTAAAATAGTGGGGAGAAATAAGCCCTGGCGTAATAAGCAGGATATCTGGTTTTCGAATGAGGGACTGGTGGAAACCGGTGGTAAAGTGGCTTTGCTGTTTCCGGGACTGGATGGGCTGGCAGGTGGAGAGTACGCTACTATTACCAGTTATTTTAACAATGGAGATACTGCCGGTGCTGTGGTGGATGCAGGAGAAGGGGTGTTAAGTGCTTCATTGCAATTGCTGGAGAAAAGCAAGGTATTGCACCAGGCATTAGAAAAGCTGGGTGTGCAGGCTGATGTGTATGCCGGTCATAGTTTAGGTGAGTGGCTGGCTGCCAGAGCCGCAGGCATTTCGGACGAAGCTTCTATTGCGGAATTGCTTACAAAGTTGCAGCCTGAACAGTTTGAAGTAAAGCATGCGGGGTTTTTGGTAGTGGGATGTGGTTGGGATAAAGTGTCGGCATGGATGGAAGGTATACAGGATATTCATCTTTCTATAGATAACTGCCCGCAGCAGGTGATACTATGCGGTACCGATACTGCGCTGGAGCAGCTGATGGTATTGTTAAGAGAAAAGCAGATATTTCACCAGGTGCTGCCTTTCCGGTCTGGTTTTCATTCTCCTTTTTTACAGGATAAAATTCCTTTTTTGATGCAGGGTATGGATATGGTGCGCTTTAATAGCGCCCGGGTGCCTTTATGGTCGGCCACCACTTTGAAGCAATACCCTGCCACATCAGAAGAAATAAAAGAATTAAATGTGCGGCACCTGTTACAGCCGGTGTTGTTCAGGCAATTGATTGATACACTGTACCAGGATGGAGTACGATTGTTTATACAGGCGGGTTCTGGTGGACTTACGGGCTTTGTGGATGACACCCTGAATGTAAAGCATAGCGCCTATAGTGCTGTATCGGCCAATGTGGCGGTGCGGTCGGGACTGAGTCAGTTACAGCGTGTGCTGGCGGCTTTGTTTGCCGAAGGGGGTAAAGTGGATCTGTCGTTTATGGGCGTTGCAAACCATACCAGGGGGGCGGGGGCTACTCCCGTGAAGCTCCAGTTAGGATCTCCTTTTGTAAAAGAATTCAGTAAACTCAGTGGCGCTCACTTTGCAGATGCGCCGGTATTTTGGGCGAAGCCGGCTAAACTGGCGCAGGCAGATGATGCACTGGTGAAAAGTTACCTGGAGAACATGCAGGATATGATAACGGCACAGGAAGAAGTGCTGGATGTTTTATATGGCCGTGCTGCAGCTCCTGCTACCGCTCAGCCAGTGCAACGGGCTTTTGAAAAAGAACTGGCTGTTTCGTTAACCAGCCATCCTTACCTGATAGATCACGCATTGGTAAAGCAAAAGCCAGGCTGGCATTGTGCGGCAGATATGGACCCGGTTATTCCTATGACCATGATGATAGAGTTGTTTGCAGAAGCGGCATTGGAACAGGCACAAGGCCGGGTGGTGCAGGTAGTGCGCAACATGAAAGTGTTTCAGTGGATGAATGTAGCATCCCCTTTTAAGGAAGTGATTAAAGGAGATTGGACAACAGCCGATACCGTGGCGTTGAACATGGAAAAATATGCACAGGCACAGGTGCAAACAGGCAATACGTTTGCGGCGGTTGAATCGCTGGATTTTACAGTAGGGGAGTTGTTGCCCATATCGGTAACGCCTGCGCAGATATATGAACAGCATATGTTTCATGGCCCTGCTTACCAGGGCATAGAACAGGTAACAGCTGTAGGGAGCAAAGGTATTTCAGGCAGGATAACAGGCAGCAGTGGTAAAGGATCGCTGCTGGACAATGCCGGGCAGCTGTTTGGTTTATGGCTGCAGCTGACCTTAGAGAAAGACCGTGTGGCCTTTCCGGTAAAAATAGATTCGATTGCATTTAGTGCGGATGTACATGATCAGGCAGGCAGCTTTGAATGCATCTGCACGCTTACAGAAATAACGGATGAATTTGCCACTGCTAACATCTGTTTAAAAAGAGCAGGCAAAGTATGGGCGATATTGAAAGGATGGCAGAACAGGAGGCTGGAGCTGGATGATCGCCTGTGGAATGTGTCTGTGTCTCCCTTGCAAAATCAACTGGCAGAAGAGGTAGCACCCGGTGTGTTCTGGTTTAACCAGGCGTATAACCGCGTGGTATCGTGGGACTTTATTCTGAAACGCTATTTTAATCAGCAGGAGAAAGCGCATTATCATGCCTTACCCGTAACACAAAAGAAGGAATGGCTGATAAGTCGCGTGGCGGTGAAGGATGCGGTGCGGGCTTTACTGCGCAATACTGCGAAGGAGTTATGTTACCCTATTGAACTGGAAATAAAATCGGATGTACAAGGCAGGCCGCTGGTAGAAGGAATGCTGGCTAAAGGCATACAAATTTCGCTGGCGCATAAAAAAACAGAAGCAGTGGCCGTGGCGCGTTATGATACATCGGTGGGAGTGGATATTGAAGAGATCAGTGTGCGGGGAGAAGGGTTTAAGAGTATGGTGTTTACGGAAATGGAGCAGCGACTGCTGGCCGGTAAAGACGAAGCGGAATGGATAACCCGGGGATGGGTGGCTAAAGAAGCTTACGGGAAGTATTTAGGCAAAGGGTTGATGGGAAACCCGAAGGCTTACGAAATAACCGCCTTGCGTGGAGAAGACCTGAAAATAAACGATACCTGGATTATAACTATTAAACATAAAAATTACATAATAGGATGGACAGCTTAG
- a CDS encoding alpha/beta fold hydrolase, with product MPVVAINNTSVHYQQLNETGKETVILIHGMFSNLAVYYFNIAPLLAQRYRVVMYDMKGHGMSSRVTAGYDLQAMADDLLALMKALDITSAHLVGYSFGGLVALKMAMLYPQCIQKLGVIEGPDPADKEALKVIETYSKDFLVHYVNTFTDNAIMKMGKRQLEKNHRMYEFLFNETTIRADMQAEHAFFTAGGVDAIGHTTLLLYGRQSNCVAAGEKLHQMIKHASMLLIEGDHNVPLQQPLVIGNALTAFFDN from the coding sequence ATGCCTGTAGTAGCTATTAACAACACTTCTGTTCATTACCAGCAGTTGAATGAAACCGGAAAGGAAACGGTGATATTGATTCATGGCATGTTTAGCAACCTGGCTGTGTATTATTTTAATATCGCCCCGCTACTGGCGCAACGCTACCGCGTGGTAATGTATGACATGAAAGGGCATGGTATGAGCAGCCGTGTTACTGCCGGTTATGATTTACAGGCGATGGCAGATGATTTACTGGCATTGATGAAGGCACTGGATATTACATCGGCGCACCTGGTAGGATATAGCTTTGGTGGATTGGTGGCTTTAAAAATGGCGATGCTATACCCGCAGTGTATTCAAAAGCTGGGTGTAATAGAAGGGCCAGACCCGGCTGATAAAGAAGCGTTGAAGGTGATTGAAACATACAGCAAAGATTTTCTGGTGCATTATGTAAACACCTTTACCGACAATGCCATTATGAAAATGGGAAAGCGGCAGCTGGAGAAGAACCATCGTATGTATGAGTTTTTGTTTAATGAAACCACTATACGGGCGGATATGCAGGCTGAGCATGCTTTTTTTACAGCAGGTGGTGTGGATGCTATTGGGCATACTACACTGCTGCTATATGGCAGGCAATCGAACTGCGTAGCTGCCGGTGAAAAGCTGCATCAGATGATAAAGCATGCAAGCATGCTGCTGATAGAGGGCGATCATAATGTGCCTTTGCAACAGCCGCTGGTAATAGGTAATGCGTTAACTGCTTTTTTTGATAACTGA
- a CDS encoding phosphopantetheine-binding protein produces the protein MDSLVQTKPDRKEILAVLTQFIVEVIGEEFAEDLVINNESSFTKDLEMDSIEIVAFSEKVKLHFGVRVDFTGWLSGMDLDQLIALKLGHITAYIESCL, from the coding sequence ATGGACAGCTTAGTACAAACCAAACCAGACCGTAAAGAAATTCTGGCAGTGTTAACCCAATTTATTGTAGAAGTAATTGGGGAAGAGTTTGCCGAAGATCTTGTTATCAACAATGAAAGTTCATTTACCAAAGACCTGGAAATGGATAGTATTGAAATTGTAGCCTTCTCGGAAAAGGTGAAGCTGCATTTTGGTGTGCGGGTAGATTTTACCGGCTGGTTATCGGGCATGGACCTGGATCAGCTGATTGCTTTAAAATTGGGGCATATCACTGCATACATTGAATCATGCCTGTAG
- a CDS encoding condensation domain-containing protein produces the protein MKRKLITGERIMYVDAGTPVNCVFAASVTGEIDLGVLQYALDKIQAKHPLLRACIEEDSQGQPHFVWKEDMDAIPVRIVQRQSDSEWKQVYQEEWKKPFVLQRAPLARVVWMKGEGVSELVIVCPHCICDGVSFVALMRELLLLLDKPEEMLEPYTSFGNILELIPDEVVQRKRNRIKGTVYSWLARVLLPAKNVIAREESSYLLHWRLNAGDTASLLSACKKADTSVHAALSIAFLRAAQQVKGKGARNKVICPVDIRRYVEQVKEDHMFAFAPIVELRADKAGDKNFWLQTQLFKKSLKEKIKQLNVHELLLLSEYFHASVKKMVALLRSSKGSHDFTFSNMGQLNIPNNYQQFKVNAIYSPTVAFPWRNPNTIVVSAFNKELDFAFISDDSFLNRQDAECIRDKAMELLQQQVAFAERGIMTETGIVREMWMQRFVQRNMAWYFLTNVLVNWGVAYYGFDNRNAVHLFRGEHSFARFLLPMALLLPFCISWDITRKSILFFERQDKVLLYSTPGMQNRFTLKLAAKNGGITFALVTVVASCLYLFVPSDYTFNGTLLSIVQGMLAGLLAVLFTRYCIRYVERRVC, from the coding sequence ATGAAAAGAAAGCTGATTACAGGGGAGCGAATTATGTATGTAGATGCCGGCACACCAGTGAACTGTGTGTTTGCGGCTTCTGTTACCGGGGAGATAGACCTGGGTGTGCTGCAATATGCACTGGATAAGATACAGGCGAAGCATCCGCTGCTGCGGGCATGTATTGAAGAAGATTCGCAGGGGCAGCCACATTTTGTGTGGAAAGAGGATATGGATGCAATTCCTGTAAGAATAGTGCAACGCCAATCGGATAGCGAATGGAAACAGGTGTACCAGGAAGAGTGGAAAAAGCCTTTTGTATTGCAACGCGCACCATTGGCCAGGGTAGTATGGATGAAGGGAGAAGGTGTTTCCGAGCTGGTGATTGTGTGTCCGCATTGTATTTGTGATGGGGTTTCGTTTGTGGCGTTAATGCGCGAATTGTTATTGTTATTGGATAAGCCGGAGGAAATGCTGGAACCTTATACTTCTTTTGGGAATATACTGGAGTTGATACCGGATGAAGTGGTACAGCGTAAACGAAACAGGATAAAAGGAACAGTGTATAGCTGGCTGGCCAGGGTGTTATTACCTGCTAAAAATGTAATAGCGCGGGAAGAAAGCAGCTACCTGTTGCACTGGCGGTTGAATGCCGGAGATACAGCTTCGTTATTGTCAGCCTGTAAAAAAGCAGATACCTCGGTACATGCAGCATTGTCCATTGCTTTTTTACGTGCGGCACAGCAGGTAAAAGGGAAAGGTGCGCGTAACAAGGTAATATGTCCGGTGGATATCCGGCGTTATGTAGAGCAGGTGAAAGAAGATCATATGTTTGCCTTTGCGCCTATTGTAGAGTTACGGGCCGATAAGGCAGGAGATAAGAATTTCTGGTTGCAGACACAGCTGTTTAAAAAGAGCCTGAAAGAGAAAATAAAGCAATTGAATGTGCATGAATTGTTGCTGCTGAGTGAATACTTTCATGCTTCGGTGAAGAAGATGGTGGCATTGCTGCGCAGCTCGAAAGGAAGTCATGATTTTACGTTTTCCAATATGGGACAATTGAATATCCCCAACAACTACCAGCAGTTTAAGGTGAATGCTATCTATAGTCCTACGGTGGCTTTTCCGTGGCGCAACCCGAATACCATCGTGGTAAGCGCTTTCAATAAAGAACTGGACTTTGCCTTTATATCAGATGATTCTTTTTTAAACAGGCAGGACGCGGAGTGTATCCGGGATAAGGCGATGGAACTATTACAGCAGCAGGTAGCTTTTGCCGAAAGGGGCATTATGACCGAAACAGGTATTGTACGTGAAATGTGGATGCAGCGGTTTGTGCAACGCAATATGGCCTGGTATTTTTTAACCAATGTGCTGGTGAACTGGGGCGTGGCTTATTATGGTTTTGATAACAGAAACGCAGTGCATTTATTCAGAGGAGAACATTCGTTTGCCCGGTTTTTATTACCTATGGCTTTGCTGTTGCCTTTTTGTATTAGCTGGGATATTACCCGCAAAAGCATTTTATTTTTTGAACGGCAGGATAAGGTGTTGTTATATAGTACTCCCGGAATGCAAAACCGTTTTACATTAAAGCTGGCAGCAAAGAATGGAGGAATAACGTTTGCACTGGTAACGGTAGTTGCTAGTTGCCTGTATCTGTTTGTGCCGTCGGACTATACATTTAACGGCACCCTTCTTTCTATTGTGCAGGGAATGCTGGCGGGCTTGCTGGCGGTATTGTTTACCCGCTATTGCATCCGGTATGTAGAAAGAAGGGTGTGTTAA